In the Deltaproteobacteria bacterium genome, GGCGAGCACCCGCCCTGCCTGGACCCCGCGCAGTTGGAACAGCTGGAGCGGGAGTTCACGACGTGGGCGGCCAGCGCCCGGCGGGCCGACGTGATCCTCTCGCGCAAACGGGTATTGCTGATCTTTTTGCTCATCCGCCACACCGGGGCCAAATTGAACGAAGTCGCGCGCCTCGACCCAATCCGGGACATCGACCATGACCGACTGCTGATCACCTACGGCGGCCCGGAAGGCGAAACGCGGACAATCCCCATCTCCACGACCCTGAGCCACAAAATCCGCGACCTGCTGGCTTCTCCCGAACTCCACGAGGCCGTGTCCCAAGGCCTGGGCGTGGACCCGGGTTTCATCCGGCGCAAATTCTACGAACGGGCCGAAGCCCGGGGCTTTCCCAAGCAACTTGGCGCGCCGGAAATGATCCGCAAATCACGCGGCGTGGAGCTCATGCGGGCCAACATGCCCTTGCCCGCCGTGCAGCTCTATCTGGGACATTCCAGCCCCAATCTGACCTCGGCCTACGTGTCATTTTCGGAGGACGAAATCCGGGCCGTCACGACCTCGTTCCTGGAACGGGAAGCCAGGCGCGCCACCAGCGCCCGAAACGCTTTTTTCGGGAAAATCACCGCCATCCACGCCGGGGACATCCAGGCCACGATTCATCTCCGAACCATGGACGGCCTCGACATCGTGACCGTCATCACCCAGGGCAGCCTGGAGCGACTGGGCCTCAAACCCGGCCGGCTGGCCGCCATCGAGGTCAAGGCACCCTGGGTCACCGTGCACGCGGGCCGGACGGAGCCGCTCTGCACGGATGAAAACCGCTTCCAGGGCACGGTCCTGGAAATTCGGCACGGACAAACCAACAGCGAATTCTCGCTGCGTATCACGGACACGACCACGCTCTGCGCCCTGGTCGGCAACGACGCCCTGGCCCGTTTGAATCTGAACGTGGGCGACCAGGCCTGGGCCGTGTTCAACAGCCATGCCGCCGTGCTCCATGTGGACGCATGACCATGACCCATCCATCCGCCCACGAGGAGACCTTCATGAACCGCTCCACGCCCGCTTTTTGGCCCTGTCTCATTCCCGCCCTGTTCGCCGTGCTCCTTCTCGCGGCCTGTGGCGGACCACGCCTCGCGGACCGCTACCAACCCGGCGCGTCCGAAATCAGCCTCTGGCGCGGGGAACGTATCCCACTGGATCCCGCGTGGCACTACATCGGAGACAAACGGCTGCCGGTGCGGGGGGCACTGTGGACCGGCAATCTCGTGCCCTCGGACCAGGTCGAAACCCTGATCTTCACCCAGGCCACGGACTCCGGCACGGCCATCATGCTCCTGAGCCGGATCGACAAAACCGGGGGAATTGAAGTCTTCCGCCCTCTCGGCGGGATAAAAACGGAACTAGCCGGGCAGGCTTACCGTCAAGTCCGATACGGGCTGGATGCCAACTCGGCGGATTCCGAATACAGCGCCTATTTCTCGACCGTGCGCCAAGCCGGCCTGCCCCTGGCCCCGCGCTATACAGCGCGGATTTTCGACCGCCTGCCCTTGGACACGGTCCTGATCCGGATCATGGAACTGACCCCGGGCATGGCCAACCAGCCATTGCCCAGCTATGGCCGGCTCTACCCCCAGGAACGGCGGGAGACCCTGCCCCGACATTTTTTCTAGCTGGCTTCAGGAATTTTTTTTGGAGCCGTTGTCTTGACAGGGCCGTCCGTCTTCCCTAAAAGCGCCTTCTGGCTGACGTTCCCCGGTAGCTCAGTTGGCAGAGCAGGTGGCTGTTAACCACCCTGTCGGCAGTTCAAATCTGTCCCGGGGAGCCAGAAAATTTTAAACCCCTTGAGCAATCAAGGGGTTTTTTCTTTGCCGTCGCCAGTCACGACGGAATCGTATCCTCGCGACGCGGCGGCCATTGCCACGCAAGGCCGCGCGTCGCGGACAGCCGCATCAACGATCAGCCAGCCGTGGCCTTGCGCGTTTCCACGTAGTGCGCGGCGGCCAAGGCGGCCACACAGCCGTCGGCGGCGGCCAAAACGATCTGATTGGCGTATTTCTGACGCAAATCGCCCACGGCGAAAATCCCCGGCAGACAGGTCTCGCACTTCTCGTCCGTGACCACATAGCCTGTTGCGTTCATCTTGACTCCGGCCGGGACGAGCTGGTTGTTGGGCGAGAAGCCGACAAAAATAAACACACCGTCGGTCTTGAGCTCGCTCATGGCACCGGTCCGGACATTCTTGACGCTGACCCCCGTCACCCCCTGGTCGTCGGCCAGGACCTCGGTGACCACGGAGTTGAGCACAGTGGTGATGCGCGGCTCGGCCAAAACCCGCTGCTGGAGAATACGACTTCCCCGGAATTCATCGCGGCGATGCACCAGATATACCTGGGCGCAAATTTTGGAGAGATAGAGGGCGTCTTCCAGGGCCGTATCCCCGCCGCCAATGACGGTCACGATCTTGCCCCGGAAGAAAAAACCATCGCAGGTGGCGCAGTAGGACACACCCTTGCCGAAATTTTCGTTCTCGCCCGGCACGGAGAGTTTGCGCGCCGTGCCGCCAGCGGCCAGAATCACGGCATGAGCCGTCAAGCGGGTGCCATCGGCCAGAACGACTTCATGGTAGTTCATCCCGGGCTCGACCCGACGGAC is a window encoding:
- a CDS encoding transporter; amino-acid sequence: MHASSTPATDHGRIVGEHPPCLDPAQLEQLEREFTTWAASARRADVILSRKRVLLIFLLIRHTGAKLNEVARLDPIRDIDHDRLLITYGGPEGETRTIPISTTLSHKIRDLLASPELHEAVSQGLGVDPGFIRRKFYERAEARGFPKQLGAPEMIRKSRGVELMRANMPLPAVQLYLGHSSPNLTSAYVSFSEDEIRAVTTSFLEREARRATSARNAFFGKITAIHAGDIQATIHLRTMDGLDIVTVITQGSLERLGLKPGRLAAIEVKAPWVTVHAGRTEPLCTDENRFQGTVLEIRHGQTNSEFSLRITDTTTLCALVGNDALARLNLNVGDQAWAVFNSHAAVLHVDA
- the trxB gene encoding thioredoxin-disulfide reductase; translation: MYDLIIVGGGPAGLSAGIYAMRAALNTVLVEKGMPGGQIALTKDVENYPGIEEIGGFELCEKFLNHAKRYDLEIRESEVRRVEPGMNYHEVVLADGTRLTAHAVILAAGGTARKLSVPGENENFGKGVSYCATCDGFFFRGKIVTVIGGGDTALEDALYLSKICAQVYLVHRRDEFRGSRILQQRVLAEPRITTVLNSVVTEVLADDQGVTGVSVKNVRTGAMSELKTDGVFIFVGFSPNNQLVPAGVKMNATGYVVTDEKCETCLPGIFAVGDLRQKYANQIVLAAADGCVAALAAAHYVETRKATAG